From one Pieris brassicae chromosome 5, ilPieBrab1.1, whole genome shotgun sequence genomic stretch:
- the LOC123710283 gene encoding regucalcin-like — protein sequence MWFYLSCAIVCIISANGYKSSTPFIKNLVRGGDHFEGPHWADNENALYWTDITGQKIYRLDAETGNVTIREIVYGPVSLVVTVKDYPKLILVSSRSELYLLSWDSEQGDSALRLLTAVDLGKPDNRINDGKVDKRGRLWFGTMGKEDESGVEKEQGTLYMLTKENYINPAEKVMPVSISNGIAWTSDDLFMFYIDSVLRNIQVFDYDLDTGSIRNRRTLFDFQINNVTGVPDGMTIDTDGNLWVACYDGGKVIKIDSRAGKLLEQHKMPASKVTSVTWGGHNFATLFVTTSKRSLNSMQLAQEPEAGSLFAIENTGSRGYPSNQFIFSNADLY from the exons ATGTGGTTTTATTTAAGCTGTGctattgtatgtataatttcAGCGAATGGATATAAATCCTCGACACCATTTATAAAGAAT TTAGTACGTGGCGGAGACCATTTCGAAGGCCCACATTGGGCAGACAACGAAAATGCTTTATACTGGACAGATATAACTGGGCAAAAAATCTACAGGCTCGATGCGGAAACCGGAAACGTCACAATACGGGAAATAG tatACGGCCCCGTATCATTGGTAGTCACCGTTAAGGACTACCCGAAGTTAATACTAGTATCTTCACGATCTGAGCTCTATCTACTATCGTGGGATTCAGAACAAGGAGACAGTGCCTTGAGGCTGTTAACAGCTGTGGATTTGGGCAAACCTGACAACCGCATTAATGATGGGAAAGTTGATAAAAGGGGAAGACTGTGGTTTG GAACTATGGGCAAGGAGGACGAAAGTGGTGTAGAGAAAGAACAAGGTACACTTTATATGTTAACAAAGGAAAACTACATCAACCCAGCAGAGAAAGTTATGCCTGTATCAATATCTAATGGCATTGCATGGACTTCAGATGATCTGTTCATGTTCTACATTGATTCTGTTTTGAGAAACATTCAAGTTTTCGATTATGACCTGGATACTGGTTCTATAC GTAACAGAAGAACTTTATTTGATTTCCAAATAAACAATGTTACTGGAGTGCCTGACGGTATGACTATTGATACAGATGGGAATCTTTGGGTTGCTTGCTATGATGGCGGAAAG gttattaaaatagattcAAGGGCCGGAAAGCTCTTAGAGCAGCACAAAATGCCTGCTAGCAAAGTCACATCAGTAACATGGGGCGGTCATAACTTTGCAACATTATTTGTTACTACAAGTAAACGCAGCCTCAACTCAATGCAACTAGCTCAAGAGCCTGAAGCAGGATCGCTGTTTGCAATTGAAAACACTGGATCTAGAGGATATCCAAGCAATCAGTTCATTTTTTCAAATGCtgatttatattga